From Candidatus Polarisedimenticolaceae bacterium:
GGCCCAGGTTGATGTGCGCCTCCGCGTGGCTCGGAGCCAGCTCGAGCGCCCTGCGATAGGCGTCGCGCGCGTCGTCGGGAGCCGCGATCTCGAGGTGAACGCCCAGCTCGTACCAATCGTCGGCGTCGAACTCGACCTCGGCGCTTCTCGCCGCGCGCGCCGCACGCCGGACGATCGGTTCGGCGCTTTCCGCCAGCTCGGCCACGTCGAAATCGAAGAGCTGCTGGCCGTTCTCCGGATTCCACCGTTGCCCGCCGGCCCGCGCCACGACGCGATCCCCTTCCGCGACGATCGTCATCGCGGCGAGAGTGCGACCCTCGGGAAGCTCGTTCGCGAGTTTCTTCAAGATCCGTTTGACCCGCGACGGCGCGATGCGCGAGCGAACGAGCTCGCTCGCGGTACGAAGGACGACGACGTCCTGGAATGTGAACGCAAGCTCGCGCTTGGGTCCGCGCGCTGGCTTCAGGAACCCGGCGCGCACGTACGAATGCACGCGGCTGACGGGGAGCCCGAGGAGCTTGGCCACCTCCCGCGCCGAGTATCCCGTGGTGACCGACACGGGCCTACGCTTTGGAGGCTCGACCCGCCGCCTTCGGCCGGCGCTCGGCGGGAGCGGGTTGCTCTTCGCGCGCCGCGCGCTTCGGAGGCTTGCGATCTTGCGCCTCCGAGGCCGCTGCCTTCTTTCCGAGGCTCGCCTTCAGCGCTTCCA
This genomic window contains:
- a CDS encoding tetratricopeptide repeat protein; the protein is MSVTTGYSAREVAKLLGLPVSRVHSYVRAGFLKPARGPKRELAFTFQDVVVLRTASELVRSRIAPSRVKRILKKLANELPEGRTLAAMTIVAEGDRVVARAGGQRWNPENGQQLFDFDVAELAESAEPIVRRAARAARSAEVEFDADDWYELGVHLEIAAPDDARDAYRRALELAPSHAEAHINLGRLLHEQGELAAAEEQYRAALASHPESVDAAFNLGVVLEDQGRSDEAVFVYERIVKRERGCADAHFNLARLYERSGRTIASLRHLKEYKRLTVDH